One Sphingomicrobium marinum genomic window carries:
- a CDS encoding sulfite exporter TauE/SafE family protein: protein MEIYLPIAEQSVNIIFIIGLGALVGILSGLFGVGGGFLTTPFLIFYGIPPAVSVASAATMITGASVSGVAAHMRRGGVDFKMGAVLIGGGLVGSVLGGFLFRLLQKTGQIDLVIGFLYVGLLGSIGALMLRDAMVALGWIKPPKRAGPPSRHKKYVAALPLRWRFYASGLYVSPLAPAMLGFVAGILTVLLGVGGGFIVVPAMIYILGMSARVVVGTSLLMILGVSAVTTMVHALSTQAVDIVLAALLLLGGVVGAQYGAVVAQKIKPDLLRFALSVMILVVALRLFLGLTWRPDQIYTVTLL, encoded by the coding sequence GTGGAAATCTACCTCCCCATCGCCGAGCAATCGGTCAATATCATCTTCATCATCGGGCTAGGCGCGCTGGTGGGGATATTGTCCGGGCTGTTCGGTGTGGGCGGCGGCTTCCTGACGACGCCGTTCCTGATCTTCTACGGCATCCCGCCTGCCGTTTCGGTGGCTTCGGCGGCGACCATGATCACCGGCGCCAGCGTTTCAGGCGTCGCTGCGCACATGCGGCGCGGCGGGGTCGACTTCAAGATGGGAGCGGTATTGATCGGAGGCGGGCTGGTCGGCTCGGTGCTGGGCGGGTTTCTCTTCCGCCTGCTGCAAAAGACCGGTCAGATCGACCTCGTCATCGGCTTTCTCTACGTCGGCCTGCTGGGCTCGATCGGCGCGCTGATGCTGCGCGATGCGATGGTGGCGCTGGGCTGGATCAAGCCGCCCAAGCGCGCTGGACCGCCGTCACGCCACAAGAAATATGTCGCTGCCCTGCCGCTCCGCTGGCGCTTCTACGCCTCGGGGCTTTACGTCTCCCCGCTCGCACCAGCCATGCTCGGCTTCGTGGCCGGCATTCTGACCGTGCTGCTGGGCGTCGGCGGCGGCTTCATCGTGGTGCCGGCGATGATCTACATCCTCGGCATGTCGGCGCGCGTCGTGGTGGGCACCAGCCTGTTGATGATCCTCGGCGTCAGCGCGGTGACGACGATGGTGCATGCGCTATCGACGCAGGCGGTCGACATCGTATTGGCCGCATTGTTGCTGCTGGGCGGCGTGGTCGGCGCGCAATATGGCGCGGTGGTCGCGCAGAAGATCAAGCCCGACCTCCTGCGCTTTGCCCTGTCGGTGATGATCCTCGTCGTCGCGCTGCGGCTGTTCCTCGGGCTGACCTGGCGGCCCGACCAGATCTACACGGTGACCTTGCTGTGA
- a CDS encoding DEAD/DEAH box helicase: MSEDGLVRAILGPTNTGKTHLAIERMCAHSSGVIGFPLRLLAREVYDRVVALKGDKSVALVTGEERIVPPQARYVLCTAESMPVPSGTGEMLPGDPGDLPRDYAFAAIDEAQLGIDPERGHVFTDRMLHARGREETLILGSDTLRPIIKELLPRAEIVGRPRFSTLSYAGACKLSRLPPRSAIVAFSAEQVYALAEMLRRFKGGAAVVMGALSPATRNAQVELFQRGEVDYLVATDAIGMGLNMDVKHVAFAGLSKFDGRRERRLRISEMAQIAGRAGRHQQDGTFGTLSLGDRSPEMTDEEIANIEAHRFRPLESLFWRNSDLDYTNVETLIASLEEKSDDPVLRSAPLAIDLAVLKQLAEDPKIAHTEGEAARRLWACCGLPDFRKVGPQHHARLVKRVFTYIGEGGHIAQDWFAAEVTRLDQVQGDIEVLADRLAGIRSWAYIAQRSDWLADPHKWQERTRDVEARLSDALHRALTQRFVDRRTAMLVKDIGSNGADALPVTVSAEGEVMVGPEPIGHLQGFEFKVDPTAKHADKRLLLAAAERRLGKELSRRAQTLVDAPDTAFTLAEDGSGVGIAWEDHFLARLSPGRSLLEPAVRTTRALDRLSTPARAALRSRLEAWVETMIERHLSPLKQLAAAAADKDTPANVRAIAAMLADAGGLMPRRDLANAISHLDKADRSALYKLRVRLGALDVFIATLLKPAAQEWRAALLAVREERKLPALPQPGTSTLDETADHHGAGLAFRRLGKMWLRVDMADRLATHAYESKEKGGDPLNSELATSLGLDDQAVAMLMDEIGFVPKGERWKWRGPRRHRKNKRPHHKKQRHQRKGHRPANAFADALKDLKK, translated from the coding sequence ATGAGCGAGGACGGCCTCGTCCGGGCCATCTTGGGGCCCACCAATACCGGCAAGACGCACTTGGCGATCGAGCGGATGTGCGCCCATTCATCGGGCGTCATCGGTTTCCCGCTGCGGCTACTGGCGCGCGAAGTTTATGACCGCGTCGTCGCGCTCAAGGGCGACAAGTCGGTCGCGCTGGTGACCGGCGAAGAACGCATCGTCCCGCCGCAAGCGCGCTACGTGCTGTGCACCGCGGAATCGATGCCCGTTCCGTCGGGAACCGGCGAGATGCTGCCCGGCGATCCGGGCGACCTGCCGCGCGACTATGCCTTTGCCGCGATCGACGAAGCCCAGCTCGGCATCGATCCCGAACGCGGACATGTCTTTACCGACCGCATGCTCCATGCTCGAGGCCGCGAAGAGACGCTGATCTTGGGTTCAGACACGCTGCGGCCTATCATCAAGGAACTCCTGCCGCGCGCCGAAATCGTTGGCCGGCCGCGCTTCTCGACGCTTTCATACGCCGGCGCTTGCAAGCTTTCGCGCCTGCCGCCGCGTAGCGCCATCGTCGCCTTCAGCGCCGAACAGGTCTATGCGCTTGCCGAAATGCTGCGCCGGTTCAAGGGCGGCGCTGCAGTCGTCATGGGCGCGCTGTCGCCTGCTACCCGCAACGCGCAGGTCGAACTCTTCCAGCGCGGCGAGGTCGACTATCTTGTCGCCACCGACGCCATCGGCATGGGGCTCAACATGGACGTGAAGCACGTCGCCTTCGCGGGCCTTTCGAAGTTCGACGGCCGCCGTGAACGCCGGCTGCGCATCTCCGAAATGGCGCAGATCGCCGGGCGCGCCGGACGCCACCAGCAGGACGGCACCTTCGGCACCTTGTCGTTGGGCGACCGGAGCCCGGAGATGACCGACGAGGAAATCGCCAACATTGAAGCGCACCGATTCCGCCCGCTCGAATCGCTGTTCTGGCGCAATAGCGATCTCGACTACACCAACGTCGAAACGCTGATCGCCAGTCTCGAGGAGAAAAGCGACGATCCGGTGCTGCGCTCGGCCCCGCTGGCAATCGATCTCGCAGTGCTCAAACAGCTCGCCGAAGACCCCAAGATCGCCCACACCGAGGGTGAGGCCGCCAGGCGCCTCTGGGCATGCTGCGGCCTTCCCGATTTTCGCAAGGTCGGCCCCCAGCACCATGCCCGCCTGGTCAAGCGCGTTTTCACTTACATTGGCGAGGGCGGGCATATCGCGCAGGACTGGTTCGCCGCCGAAGTCACCCGGCTCGATCAGGTGCAGGGCGATATCGAAGTCCTCGCCGACCGCCTCGCGGGCATCCGCAGCTGGGCCTATATCGCGCAGCGCTCGGACTGGCTTGCCGATCCGCACAAATGGCAGGAACGCACGCGCGACGTCGAGGCCCGGCTCTCCGACGCGCTCCACCGCGCGCTGACCCAGCGCTTCGTCGACCGGCGCACCGCGATGCTGGTCAAGGATATCGGGTCAAACGGTGCCGACGCTCTGCCCGTCACCGTTTCCGCAGAAGGAGAGGTCATGGTCGGCCCCGAACCGATCGGCCATTTGCAAGGCTTTGAATTCAAGGTCGACCCCACCGCCAAGCATGCCGACAAGCGCCTGCTTCTGGCCGCCGCCGAGCGACGTCTCGGCAAGGAGCTTTCGCGCCGCGCGCAAACGCTCGTCGATGCCCCCGACACGGCCTTCACCTTGGCCGAAGACGGGAGCGGCGTCGGCATCGCTTGGGAAGACCATTTTCTTGCCCGGCTGTCGCCAGGCCGATCGCTGCTCGAACCTGCGGTGCGCACCACGCGCGCGCTCGACCGCCTGTCGACCCCTGCGCGCGCCGCGCTGCGCAGCCGCCTCGAAGCATGGGTCGAAACCATGATCGAGCGGCATCTGTCGCCGCTCAAGCAGCTGGCCGCGGCGGCCGCCGACAAGGACACGCCCGCCAACGTGCGCGCCATCGCGGCGATGCTGGCCGATGCCGGCGGGCTGATGCCGCGCCGCGATCTTGCCAACGCCATTTCGCACCTCGACAAGGCCGATCGCTCGGCGCTCTACAAGCTGCGCGTGCGCCTCGGTGCGCTCGACGTCTTCATTGCCACGCTGCTCAAGCCCGCCGCGCAGGAATGGCGCGCCGCCCTGCTCGCCGTGCGCGAGGAACGTAAACTCCCCGCCCTGCCGCAACCCGGCACCTCGACCCTCGACGAGACCGCCGACCATCATGGCGCCGGGCTCGCCTTCCGCCGCCTGGGCAAAATGTGGCTACGCGTCGACATGGCCGATCGCCTTGCCACCCATGCATATGAATCCAAGGAAAAGGGCGGCGACCCCTTGAACAGCGAGCTCGCCACCAGCCTCGGCCTCGACGACCAGGCCGTCGCCATGCTGATGGATGAAATCGGCTTCGTGCCCAAGGGGGAACGTTGGAAATGGCGCGGCCCGCGCCGACATCGCAAGAACAAGCGCCCGCACCACAAGAAGCAGCGCCATCAGCGCAAGGGCCACCGTCCGGCCAACGCGTTTGCGGACGCGCTCAAGGATCTCAAGAAATAG
- a CDS encoding M23 family metallopeptidase gives MAQDGFGRSRTLRERAFVPPPPLALPYADALDEARFSSLWWRGCAALALTSMAIMVAGPASGLPTVAAALPVDDTAIQYRAAGVRALDAGGQTGLRMAADDRVETIAVVPQRPWRELVATLGKGDSLEAGLRRAGVAQVDAGAAAAAVRAAAPGDLPAGTKVNIRLGQASLSGARPLETLSLKARFNLRVALERNGDSFSVRKERIAVASEPMRISGSVDQGLYWSLRAAGASPRTASDYLKAIGAKIDVGTVLRGDRFDLVLERRVSDAGEELPGPLLFAGVKRQGMDPMALVKWRVAGDEQWIDPTGNAVVEEEGLSWPVNAPISSNFGMRVHPILRYKRLHGGIDFRTGHGAPVYAAADGRVTRSGWNGGAGKQVKLAHAEGVGTSYSHLSRIVVPSGASVSRGDVIGYTGSTGLSTGPHLHYEVTVSGRKVDPHTVKTVRRQLVDPQVLAAAQQRYRSYQQLAPVARPAPLPTS, from the coding sequence ATGGCACAAGACGGTTTCGGGCGGTCGCGCACCTTGCGCGAACGCGCCTTCGTGCCGCCGCCGCCGCTTGCCTTGCCCTATGCCGACGCGCTCGATGAAGCGCGCTTTTCCAGCCTATGGTGGCGCGGGTGTGCAGCGCTTGCGCTAACCAGCATGGCCATCATGGTCGCAGGCCCCGCAAGCGGGCTGCCGACGGTCGCTGCCGCGCTACCCGTCGATGACACCGCCATCCAGTATCGCGCGGCTGGTGTGCGCGCGCTCGATGCCGGCGGGCAAACGGGCCTGCGCATGGCTGCGGACGATCGCGTCGAGACCATCGCGGTGGTCCCGCAGCGGCCCTGGCGTGAATTGGTGGCGACGCTGGGAAAAGGCGACAGCCTCGAAGCGGGGTTGCGGCGCGCGGGTGTTGCACAGGTGGATGCCGGCGCTGCGGCAGCGGCGGTGCGCGCAGCGGCGCCTGGCGACCTTCCAGCGGGAACGAAGGTGAATATCCGGCTGGGGCAGGCGAGCCTGAGCGGCGCGCGGCCGCTCGAAACGCTAAGCCTCAAGGCGCGCTTCAACCTGCGCGTCGCGCTTGAGCGTAACGGGGATAGTTTTTCGGTCCGCAAGGAGCGGATCGCGGTGGCGAGCGAACCGATGCGCATTTCAGGCTCGGTCGACCAAGGGCTGTATTGGTCGCTGCGCGCCGCCGGGGCCAGCCCGCGCACGGCCAGCGACTATCTCAAGGCCATCGGCGCGAAGATCGATGTCGGCACCGTGCTGCGCGGCGACCGCTTCGACCTGGTGCTCGAACGGCGGGTCAGCGATGCCGGTGAAGAACTTCCGGGACCGCTGCTGTTTGCCGGCGTGAAGCGGCAAGGCATGGACCCGATGGCGCTCGTCAAATGGCGTGTCGCGGGCGATGAACAATGGATCGATCCCACGGGCAATGCGGTGGTCGAGGAAGAGGGGCTGAGCTGGCCCGTCAATGCCCCCATAAGCTCGAACTTCGGCATGCGCGTGCATCCTATCCTGCGCTACAAGCGGCTGCATGGCGGCATCGATTTTCGTACCGGTCACGGTGCGCCGGTCTACGCCGCTGCCGACGGCCGTGTGACGCGTTCGGGCTGGAACGGCGGGGCGGGCAAGCAGGTCAAGCTGGCGCACGCCGAGGGCGTGGGGACGAGCTATTCGCATCTGTCGCGGATCGTGGTGCCGAGCGGTGCCAGCGTCAGCCGCGGCGACGTGATCGGCTATACCGGCTCGACCGGCCTGTCGACTGGGCCGCACCTCCATTACGAAGTGACGGTGAGCGGGCGCAAGGTCGACCCGCACACGGTAAAGACGGTGCGCCGCCAGCTGGTTGATCCGCAAGTGCTGGCAGCCGCGCAGCAGCGCTATCGCAGCTACCAGCAGCTGGCGCCGGTCGCGAGACCCGCACCGCTGCCGACGAGCTAG
- a CDS encoding TIGR02186 family protein, translating into MRALFLGLCLLGLTGASAPVLVPDISSREVQIRYSFTGAQLLLFGAVLYPGGRVPEEPAHVAVVLRGPVEPLLLREKQKKAGIWMNADSYRFTSVPGFYAVASSAPLDDLLDERTAAIYELGVDNLQLSPGGGEQPETVRRFEAGLIDLRTQKDLYVEYPQGVEISEGVLYRARIAIPSSVPVGTYTAETFLIEDGRIVAVATRDIVIEKTGFERFVALRAVRNPFLYGLASVLLALSMGWIASVAFRKTT; encoded by the coding sequence ATGCGCGCGCTGTTCCTTGGGCTGTGCCTGCTGGGGCTGACCGGGGCGAGCGCGCCGGTGCTGGTCCCCGATATCAGTTCGCGCGAAGTGCAGATCCGCTACAGCTTCACCGGTGCGCAGCTATTGCTGTTCGGTGCGGTGCTTTATCCCGGCGGGCGGGTGCCCGAAGAGCCTGCCCACGTGGCCGTCGTACTGCGCGGGCCGGTCGAGCCGCTGCTCCTGCGCGAAAAGCAGAAGAAAGCGGGCATCTGGATGAATGCCGACAGCTATCGCTTTACCTCGGTTCCGGGGTTCTACGCGGTCGCCTCCAGCGCTCCGCTCGATGACCTGCTCGATGAGCGCACCGCAGCGATCTACGAGCTCGGCGTGGACAATCTCCAGCTTTCGCCCGGCGGCGGTGAGCAGCCGGAAACGGTGCGACGCTTCGAAGCCGGGCTGATCGACCTTCGCACGCAGAAAGATCTTTACGTCGAATATCCGCAAGGCGTCGAGATCAGCGAAGGCGTGCTGTATCGCGCGCGCATCGCGATCCCCAGCAGCGTGCCCGTCGGCACCTATACGGCCGAGACATTCCTCATCGAAGATGGCCGCATCGTTGCCGTTGCCACCCGTGACATCGTCATCGAAAAAACCGGGTTCGAGCGCTTCGTGGCCCTACGCGCGGTGCGCAATCCTTTCCTCTATGGGCTTGCCTCGGTGTTGCTTGCGCTGTCGATGGGCTGGATCGCCTCGGTCGCATTTCGCAAAACTACCTAA